Proteins encoded by one window of Salvia splendens isolate huo1 chromosome 5, SspV2, whole genome shotgun sequence:
- the LOC121802397 gene encoding LOW QUALITY PROTEIN: BTB/POZ domain-containing protein At5g48130 (The sequence of the model RefSeq protein was modified relative to this genomic sequence to represent the inferred CDS: deleted 2 bases in 1 codon), with product MVGWLPSFSINSFLQNLILFCSFLRSQETGFPVGVRVRIAERSFHLHKVWLRRNSGYFKEKLKDETTDEVDLPPDFPGGAEAFELTALLMYGHGALVEEDNVAALRCATDFLEMRSHCQGLDMYLNQVVLQSWHQTVLVLSQARGLLPWAEDVLLVTRCIETVAFMACMEILDPEQGREQALQLHEPWPWRDAAVGDVVSRDVWILDVIALPFAFFKRVIASLRRQAIEEKYVCTIILLYAQAHKESAPRLADLLPDRGVPVGFYLYLLATGTGRNKSVEKKVASMLHLAQPEDLAGIELAVVERIFLGSDTRSPAVARLWDQYLTNIAADPDLPCTRLITLIQTIIPHSSRHTHDYLFAALDLFFRSHSNLPQEEKGSLCKYLHCQKLSPPVCIGALRNEEMPLRLIMQALFVHAQHMSMPPGHNKSYESTAFRIQNLETELQSLKRTLHLQQSKNHQNSGCIATLTFTLHRKYAYKVRNILHQLLLFGGGKSKRNRPASASFPN from the exons ATGGTTGGTTGGTTGCCCTCTTTCTCCATTAACTCATTCTTACAAAACCTCATTTTGTTCTGTTCATTTCTCAGGAGCCAAGAAACTGGATTTCCTGTCGGCGTCCGTGTCCGGATTGCCGAGAGAAGCTTCCACCTCCACAAGGTCTGGCTGCGGCGCAACAGCGGCTATTTCAAGGAGAAGTTGAAAGACGAGACGACAGACGAAGTCGATCTCCCTCCGGATTTCCCCGGTGGAGCTGAGGCCTTCGAGCTGACCGCACTCCTGATGTATGGCCACGGTGCATTAGTAGAGGAGGATAACGTGGCCGCTCTAAGATGCGCCACGGATTTCCTAGAGATGCGGAGCCACTGCCAAGGCCTGGACATGTATCTCAACCAGGTGGTCCTCCAGAGCTGGCACCAGACAGTGCTGGTGCTGTCCCAGGCC CGGGGGCTGCTCCCATGGGCGGAGGACGTTCTCCTCGTCACCCGCTGCATCGAGACCGTGGCGTTCATGGCATGTATGGAGATTCTTGATCCAGAGCAGGGGCGGGAGCAGGCGCTGCAGCTGCACGAGCCTTGGCCGTGGAGGGATGCCGCTGTGGGGGATGTGGTCAGCAGAGATGTATGGATATTAGATGTCATTGCTCTGCCGTTTGCTTTTTTCAAGAGGGTCATAGCATCTCTGAGGCGGCAGGCCATTGAGGAAAAGTATGTCTGCACCATTATACTATTATACGCCCAGGCCCACAAAGAATCTGCCCCCAGGCTTGCAGATTTGCTTCCAGACAGGGGCGTCCCTGTTGGGTTCTACTTGTACTTGCTAGCCACAGGGACGGGGAGGAACAAGAGCGTGGAGAAGAAGGTTGCATCCATGCTGCATCTGGCTCAGCCGGAGGATCTGGCTGGTATTGAGTTAGCAGTGGTGGAGAGGATATTCTTGGGCTCGGACACCAGGTCACCTGCTGTTGCGCGGCTATGGGACCAGTACCTAACTAACATAGCTGCTGATCCTGACCTCCCCTGCACAAGACTCATCACTCTCATCCAAACAATTATTCCCCATTCCAGCAGGCATACACATGATTACCTCTTCGCGGCGCTAGACCTCTTCTTCCGCTCCCACTCCAACCTTCCGCAGGAGGAGAAAGGATCACTCTGCAAATATctccactgccaaaaactctctcCGCCTGTCTGCATTGGAGCCCTCAGGAATGAGGAGATGCCGCTGCGCCTCATTATGCAGGCGCTCTTTGTGCACGCTCAACACATGTCCATGCCACCTGGCCACAACAAAAGCTATGAGTCCACTGCCTTCAGAATCCAGAATCTTGAGACAGAGCTCCAGTCTCTCAAGAGGACCCTCCACCTGCAACAGAgtaaaaatcatcaaaattcAGGCTGCATAGCAACTCTCACTTTTACGTTGCACAGAAAATACGCATATAAAGTACGAAACATACTCCATCAGCTCCTCCTGTTTGGTGGTGGAAAATCAAAGAGAAACAGACCTGCTTCCGCTTCCTTTCCCAATTAA
- the LOC121805636 gene encoding fimbrin-5-like codes for MSSFVGVIVSDPWLQSQFTQVELRGLKSKFLSAKNQSGNVTFADLPPVLTKLKGVTELTENEITDILKESSPDLNEEVDFESFLRHYLDLQAQASAKVGGPKPQSSFLKATTTTLHHTISESEKSSYVAHINNYLGEDPFLKDYLPLDPASDDIFELAKDGVLLCKLINVAVPNTIDERAINTKKVLNPWERNENHNLCLNSAKAIGCTVVNIGTQDLIEARPHLVVGLMSQIIKIQLLSDLDLKKTPQLVELVEDSKDVEELMGLAPEKVLLKWMNFHLKRAGFEKQVTNFSSDLKDGEAYAHLLNALAPELGTNSTLETTDPTERAKLIIEQAEKLDCKRYVTPKDIVEGSANLNLAFVAQIFQHRNGLSVDQSNIPFADMMEDDAQTSREERCFRLWINSLGIETHVNNLFDTVRGGWVLLEVLEKASPGSVNWKQASKSAINMPFKKLENCNQVVSIGKDLNFSLVNIAGNDIAQGNKKLIIAFLWQLMRFSMLNLLKNLRQHSQGKEIGDADILNWANEKVKRSGRSSQMESFKDKNLATGRFFLELLSSVEPRVVNWALVTKGTTDEDKKSNATYIISVARKLGCSIFLLPEDIIEVNQKMILTLTASIMYWSLQKKVGDLEPLSPSQQSEPPSPSQQSEPPSPSLSNNESPPSPRDDDG; via the exons ATGTCGAGTTTCGTGGGCGTAATCGTCTCTGATCCTTGGCTTCAGAGCCAATTCACTCAAGTTGAGCTGCGAGGCCTTAAATCTAAG TTTCTCTCAGCAAAGAACCAATCTGGAAATGTTACATTCGCAGATTTGCCACCAGTATTGACAAAATTGAAGGGGGTCACTGAATTGACAGAAAATGAGATCACGGACATCTTAAAGGAGTCATCTCCTGATTTAAACGAAGAAGTTGATTTTGAATCCTTCCTTCGG CATTATTTGGACCTGCAAGCTCAGGCCTCAGCTAAAGTGGGTGGTCCCAAACCTCAATCGTCGTTTCTCAAAGCAACTACAACTACACTACACCACACAATTAGTGAATCCGAAAAGTCTTCCTATGTCGCCCACATCAACAACTATCTTGGAGAAGATCCATTCTTGAAGGATTATCTCCCCCTAGATCCAGCTAGCGATGATATCTTCGAATTGGCAAAGGATGGTGTTCTTCTATG TAAACTCATAAATGTAGCTGTACCTAATACTATAGATGAGCGAGCCATCAATACTAAGAAGGTTCTAAATCCATGGGAGAGGAACGAGAACCATAACCTTTGCCTCAATTCTGCAAAGGCAATTGGGTGCACAGTGGTCAACATTGGCACACAGGACCTAATTGAAGCAAGA CCTCATTTAGTCGTTGGGTTGATGTCTCAAATAATCAAG ATACAATTGCTATCTGATCTTGATTTAAAGAAGACGCCTCAACTTGTTGAGCTGGTGGAGGATTCCAAG GATGTAGAGGAGCTTATGGGATTAGCCCCAGAGAAAGTTCTTCTCAAATGGATGAACTTTCATCTGAAGAGAGCAGGATTTGAGAAGCAGGTTACAAATTTTTCCTCAGATTTGAAG GATGGAGAAGCTTATGCTCACTTGCTCAATGCACTCGCCCCAGAACTTGGCACAAACTCAACATTAGAAACAACAGATCCCACTGAAAGAGCAAAATTGATTATTGAGCAAGCTGAAAAGCTAGATTGTAAAAGATATGTTACTCCAAAGGACATTGTTGAGGGATCAGCAAATCTAAATCTTGCATTCGTTGCTCAAATATTTCAACACAG AAATGGACTATCAGTGGACCAGTCAAATATACCTTTTGCTGATATGATGGAAGATGATGCTCAAACTTCACGTGAAGAGCGATGCTTCCGGCTGTGGATTAACAGCCTTGGGATTGAAACCCACGTCAACAATTTATTTGACACTGTCAGGGGAGG ATGGGTTCTACTGGAAGTACTTGAAAAAGCTTCTCCTGGGTCTGTTAACTGGAAACAAGCTTCAAAATCTGCCATTAATATGCCTTTCAAGAAACTTGAGAATTGCAACCAAGTTGTGAGTATTGGAAAGGATTTGAATTTCTCCCTGGTGAATATAGCTGGAAATGATATTGCGCAGGGAAACAAGAAGCTCATAATTG CTTTTCTGTGGCAGTTAATGAGATTTAGCATGCTCAACCTGTTGAAAAACTTGAGACAGCATTCCCAGGGAAAGGAAATTGGAGATGCTGACATACTGAATTGGGCAAACGAGAAAGTCAAGAGATCTGGTAGAAGTTCCCAAATGGAAAGCTTCAAG GATAAAAACCTCGCAACTGGGAGATTCTTTCTCGAACTTTTAAGTTCCGTGGAGCCAAGGGTGGTGAACTGGGCCCTAGTAACGAAGGGCACAACTG ATGAAGATAAGAAATCAAATGCAACATATATTATCAGTGTCGCTCGAAAGCTTGGATGCTCCATATTCTTATTGCCTGAGGATATAATTGAG GTGAACCAGAAGATGATCCTGACCTTGACAGCAAGTATCATGTATTGGAGCCTGCAGAAGAAGGTGGGAGATCTTGAGCCTCTGTCTCCTAGTCAGCAATCTGAGCCTCCGTCTCCTAGTCAGCAATCTGAGCCTCCGTCTCCTAGTCTGAGCAATAACGAATCACCACCGTCTCCGAGAGATGATGATGGCTAG
- the LOC121802302 gene encoding cytochrome P450 71A8-like, translating into MSELLRHPRGMEKLQLEVRGIVKQKQHITQEDLEKMGYMKVVIKETMRLHPPIPMLAPRVANKDVQIKGYDVSAGTLVMINAWAMGRDLALWDEPEKSTPERFLNSSVDFKGQDFELIPFGAGRRGCPGVTYATVTMELVLANLVQKFEWKLPNGIEPKHLDMTESPGITIHRALPLLALASHAQ; encoded by the coding sequence ATGTCCGAACTCTTACGACATCCAAGGGGGATGGAGAAGTTGCAACTCGAGGTACGAGGCATTGTTAAGCAGAAACAACATATAACACAAGAAGATCTAGAAAAAATGGGGTACATGAAGGTTGTGATCAAGGAAACCATGCGTCTCCATCCACCAATCCCAATGCTTGCACCTAGAGTTGCAAACAAGGATGTGCAGATCAAAGGCTACGACGTTTCAGCTGGAACCCTAGTGATGATCAATGCGTGGGCCATGGGGAGGGACCTAGCCTTGTGGGATGAACCAGAGAAGTCTACTCCTGAAAGATTCTTGAATTCTTCAGTAGATTTCAAAGGGCAAGATTTCGAGTTGATCCCGTTTGGGGCGGGAAGAAGGGGATGCCCTGGGGTCACATATGCTACTGTTACAATGGAGCTTGTGTTAGCGAATCTAGTGCAAAAATTCGAGTGGAAATTGCCTAATGGGATTGAGCCAAAACACTTGGACATGACTGAGAGCCCTGGGATCACTATCCATAGAGCTCTTCCTCTTCTTGCACTTGCCTCTCACGCTCAATAA
- the LOC121802301 gene encoding cytochrome P450 736A117-like, whose protein sequence is MEDLQYNPILVTLVFSLISILSLNLIFHKSSTKRNPPPSPPKLPIIGNLHQLSSLPHRSLHSLAQKHGPVMLLHLGSVPVLVVSSADAAREVMKTHDIAFASRPTFKASKKLLYNCKDVGSAPYGEYWRKIKSIFVLQLLSNKRVQSFRWIREEETALLVNKVRQASGAVDLSAMFATFTNDGIARAAFGKKYSESENGNKFLRVMTDLMEFLGVINIGDFMPWLDWIGCLNGFYNRLDNTAKQMDDVLECLIQEHLDPNDQHSPDFVDILIQICHEDASIQRDSIKPLLLDVFVGGTDTISTALEWVMSELLQNPRVMEKLQFEVRGITKQNQEIRDGDIEKMYYLKAVIKEAMRCHPPFPLLGPRIAREDVRVKGYDVAAGTMVMINGWAIGRDPASWDEPDKFIPERFLNSSIDLRGQDFELIPFGAGRRGCPGITFSIVAIEIVIANLVHKFDWKLPNGEDLDMNEIPGMAAHRVVPLLALASPISE, encoded by the exons ATGGAGGACTTGCAATATAATCCCATTCTTGTCACActtgttttctctctcatctcaaTTTTGTCTCTTAACCTCATCTTCCACAAATCCTCCACCAAAAGAAACCCACCCCCATCACCCCCAAAGCTGCCGATAATCGGCAACCTCCACCAACTCAGCTCACTCCCCCACCGCTCTCTCCACTCCCTCGCCCAAAAACACGGCCCCGTCATGCTCCTCCACTTGGGATCCGTCCCCGTCCTCGTCGTCTCCTCGGCCGACGCAGCCCGGGAAGTCATGAAAACCCATGATATCGCCTTCGCAAGCCGACCCACTTTCAAG GCCTCGAAGAAGCTGCTGTACAACTGCAAAGACGTGGGGTCCGCACCCTATGGTGAGTACTGGAGAAAGATAAAGAGCATCTTCGTCCTTCAGCTGCTCAGCAATAAAAGGGTTCAATCCTTCCGATGGATCAGAGAGGAAGAAACGGCCCTTCTTGTGAACAAGGTTCGACAAGCTTCAGGAGCTGTGGATTTAAGCGCCATGTTTGCTACTTTTACGAATGATGGGATTGCTAGAGCGGCCTTTGGGAAAAAGTACAGTGAGTCTGAAAATGGGAACAAGTTTCTCCGTGTGATGACGGATTTGATGGAGTTTCTAGGGGTTATTAATATTGGTGATTTTATGCCGTGGCTTGATTGGATTGGCTGTCTTAATGGTTTTTACAACAGACTGGATAACACAGCCAAACAGATGGACGATGTTTTGGAGTGTTTGATTCAAGAACATCTCGATCCAAACGACCAGCATTCACCTGATTTTGTCGACATTTTAATCCAAATTTGCCACGAGGATGCCTCCATTCAACGTGATAGCATCAAACCATTGCTTTTG GATGTATTTGTAGGTGGAACTGATACAATATCCACAGCTCTGGAATGGGTGATGTCGGAACTCTTACAAAACCCAAGAGTGATGGAGAAGCTGCAATTCGAGGTACGAGGAATCACAAAGCAGAACCAAGAGATACGAGATGGTGATATAGAGAAAATGTATTATCTCAAGGCTGTGATCAAGGAAGCCATGCGTTGCCACCCACCCTTCCCATTACTCGGGCCTCGAATCGCGAGGGAAGACGTGCGAGTCAAAGGCTACGACGTTGCAGCCGGAACAATGGTGATGATCAATGGGTGGGCCATTGGGCGGGATCCCGCCTCCTGGGACGAACCAGACAAGTTTATTCCTGAAAGATTCTTGAATTCTTCGATTGACTTGAGAGGCCAGGATTTCGAGCTTATCCCCTTTGGGGCAGGGCGAAGGGGGTGCCCCGGGATCACATTCTCTATTGTTGCTATAGAGATTGTGATAGCAAATTTGGTGCACAAGTTTGATTGGAAATTACCTAATGGGGAAGATTTGGACATGAATGAGATACCTGGGATGGCAGCACATAGAGTTGTTCCACTTCTTGCACTTGCCTCTCCGATTAGTGAATAG